The DNA window CGAACTGTCACCTGAGGTCGCCAAAAAAGCCATTGCCGATTTCAATCAGTTTGGCAAGCTGGCGCGGGCACAGGGCCTGACCTTCTGCTACCACAACCACGGCTACGAATTTCACCCCTATGAGTCGGGGACGCTGTTCGACTATATTGTACAGCAGACCAATCCCGACTATGTGAGTTTTGAAATGGACATCGCCTGGACGTATTTGCCGGGGCAGAATCCGGCGGTACTGCTGGCGAAGTACCCTAAACGCTTTCGGCTGATGCACCTCAAAGACGTACGGAAGGGCGTTGCCGGGAACGATCAGGGCAAACTGGCTCCCGAAAATTCGGTCGTACTGGGAACCGGTCAGCTGGATATGCCAGCCATCCTGAAAGCGGCCCGGAACACGTCGGTAGAGCACCTGTATATCGAAGACGAAAGTCCGGCGGCTCCGCAGCAGGTACCGCAGAGTCTGGTTTACCTGAAGCAGTTGTAAGCGCGGTTGCGTACCTTTGCGTCTTGTTCTTCCCGCTTCAATGAACCTATCAGCACTTACCGCTATCTCTCCCGTCGATGGGCGTTACCGTCGTCAGGTTGAGGCATTGGCGCCTTACTTCTCCGAATTTGGCCTGATTCACTACCGTGTCAGGATTGAGATCGAGTATTTCATTGCGCTTTGTGAATGGCCGGTGCCGCAACTGACTGGCGTTACACCCGATCAGTTTCCGGTGCTTCGTGCCATCTACGAACAGTTTTCCGAAGCCGATGCGCAGCGCATCAAAGACATCGAGAAAACAACCAATCACGACGTCAAAGCGGTTGAATATTTCATCAAGGAAAAGCTGAAAGGATCGCCCGTTGAGCCATATCTGGAGTTCGTCCATTTCGGCCTGACGTCGCAGGACATCAACAACACGGCGATTCCGCTGTCGTTGGCGGAAGCACGGTCGATGGAGATCGAGCCGCTCTATCGGCAGGTGTATCAGCGGTTGCAGCAGCTTGCCGATCAGTGGGACAACGTACCGATGCTGGCCCGGACGCACGGGCAACCGGCGTCGCCAACGCGGCTGGGCAAGGAGATTCGCGTGTTTGTTGAGCGGATCGAGAAGCAACTACACTTACTGGCCGACATTCCAACGGCAGCCAAGTTCGGCGGTGCAACGGGCAATTTCAACGCCCATGCCGTTGCCTACCCGCACGAAGACTGGAAGCAGTTTGGCGATCAGTTCGTTGAAAAGCTGGGTATGGTACGTAGTCAGTTTACAACGCAGATTGAGCACTATGATATGCTGGCGGCTCTGCTCGACGCATTCAAACGGCTAAACACTATTCTGCTCGACCTCGACCGCGATATGTGGACGTACGTGTCGATGAATTACTTCAAGCAGAAGCTGAAAGAAGGTGAAGTTGGTTCGTCAGCGATGCCGCACAAAGTAAACCCTATCGATTTCGAAAATTCGGAAGGGAACCTGGGCATTGCCAACGCGCTATTTGAACACCTGTCCGGCAAACTCCCCATTTCCCGCCTACAACGCGATCTGA is part of the Spirosoma rhododendri genome and encodes:
- the purB gene encoding adenylosuccinate lyase, which codes for MNLSALTAISPVDGRYRRQVEALAPYFSEFGLIHYRVRIEIEYFIALCEWPVPQLTGVTPDQFPVLRAIYEQFSEADAQRIKDIEKTTNHDVKAVEYFIKEKLKGSPVEPYLEFVHFGLTSQDINNTAIPLSLAEARSMEIEPLYRQVYQRLQQLADQWDNVPMLARTHGQPASPTRLGKEIRVFVERIEKQLHLLADIPTAAKFGGATGNFNAHAVAYPHEDWKQFGDQFVEKLGMVRSQFTTQIEHYDMLAALLDAFKRLNTILLDLDRDMWTYVSMNYFKQKLKEGEVGSSAMPHKVNPIDFENSEGNLGIANALFEHLSGKLPISRLQRDLTDSTVLRSIGVPFAHSVIALKSLLKGLDKLELNQAAINADLEDNWAVVAEAIQTILRREAYPQPYEALKALTRTNTKITADTMREFIDGLTVSDAVKAELRAITPFNYTGV
- a CDS encoding sugar phosphate isomerase/epimerase family protein; this translates as MLRNALTAFFLFIALSTQAQPFGKLVRKTPGVVSYTFRDSFGKDVPGTLDMIKSLGITDLELSNLFGQTAPAMRALLDQRGIKCSSYGVNYDDIIKAPDSVLTRAKALGVQYVRVAWIPHEGELSPEVAKKAIADFNQFGKLARAQGLTFCYHNHGYEFHPYESGTLFDYIVQQTNPDYVSFEMDIAWTYLPGQNPAVLLAKYPKRFRLMHLKDVRKGVAGNDQGKLAPENSVVLGTGQLDMPAILKAARNTSVEHLYIEDESPAAPQQVPQSLVYLKQL